A portion of the Punica granatum isolate Tunisia-2019 chromosome 7, ASM765513v2, whole genome shotgun sequence genome contains these proteins:
- the LOC116214506 gene encoding precursor of CEP5-like produces the protein MAGAGGKFSIIFTIVILVSLLFLSDLVHGRKLPNTEPESKAGREETVIASHPKILSPRVAVMLQDEAEMESTGPGHSPGVGHLASESDDFWPTDPGHSPGAGHSTGPNVRDSGHP, from the coding sequence ATGGCCGGAGCTGGCGGTAAGTTTTCAATCATCTTCACCATCGTCATCCTcgtttcccttctcttcctcagTGACCTTGTCCATGGAAGGAAGCTGCCGAACACTGAGCCTGAGAGCAAGGCAGGGCGTGAGGAAACTGTCATAGCGAGCCACCCCAAAATATTGTCCCCCCGTGTCGCTGTTATGCTGCAGGATGAAGCAGAAATGGAGTCGACCGGCCCAGGCCACAGCCCCGGGGTAGGCCACTTAGCCTCAGAGAGTGATGATTTCTGGCCCACTGACCCTGGCCACAGCCCCGGGGCTGGCCATTCTACCGGACCCAACGTCCGCGACTCAGGCCACCCTTGA
- the LOC116214852 gene encoding patatin-like protein 2, producing the protein MEGTTRTTSQILQIRPPTYGNLITILSIDGGGVRGIIPATILSFLESQLQELDGEDVRLADYFDVVAGTSTGGLLTAMLTAPDKNNDNRPLFAAKDVRSFYLEHCPKIFPQKRGLWGSAQTLMKSLNGPKYDGKYLHRIVREKLGDTRLHSTLAHAIIPTFDIKRLQPVIFSTFEVTKGRYLDALLSDICIGTSAAPTYLPAHYFKNEDEGGRFQEFHLIDGGVAANNPALVAISQVTKQIIGQNPDFNLFSPTDYRRFLVISIGTGSSKIEQKYNAKMAAEWGTLGWLLHDGSVPLVDAFTQASGDMVDFHLSAVFQALHSEENYLRIQDDKLSGKETSVDNSSKKNLNNLVQIGEELLQKPVSRVNLETGLSEPTAKRTTNADALRKFAEFLSEERRLRESKSPQTKENIH; encoded by the exons ATGGAGGGAACGACTAGAACAACTTCACAAATACTTCAAATTCGGCCTCCTACTTATGGGAATTTGATCACTATCCTCAGCATCGATGGAGGTGGTGTCCGCGGAATTATTCCCGCCACCATTCTTTCATTCCTCGAATCACAGCTTCAG GAGTTGGATGGTGAAGACGTGAGGCTGGCAGATTACTTCGACGTGGTTGCTGGAACAAGTACCGGTGGTCTCTTGACCGCCATGCTAACTGCACCGGACAAGAATAATGATAATCGCCCTCTCTTTGCTGCCAAGGATGTCAGATCTTTCTATCTCGAGCATTGTCCAAAGATATTCCCTCAAAAAAG GGGATTGTGGGGATCAGCCCAAACATTGATGAAATCATTAAATGGCCCGAAGTATGATGGGAAGTATCTTCATCGCATCGTAAGGGAGAAACTTGGCGATACTCGTCTTCATAGCACCTTGGCTCATGCTATTATTCCCACCTTCGACATCAAGCGTCTGCAGCCAGTCATTTTCTCGACTTTTGAG GTGACTAAGGGTCGTTATCTCGATGCTCTGCTATCAGACATATGTATTGGAACATCGGCTGCTCCAACATACCTGCCTGCTCACTACTTCAAGAACGAGGATGAAGGTGGAAGGTTCCAGGAGTTCCATCTTATCGACGGCGGAGTTGCTGCTAACAATCCG GCTTTAGTGGCCATATCTCAGGTTACCAAACAGATAATAGGCCAGAACCCAGACTTTAACCTGTTCTCGCCAACGGATTATCGCCGGTTTCTAGTCATTTCGATTGGAACGGGCTCGTCAAAGATCGAGCAGAAGTACAACGCAAAAATGGCCGCGGAGTGGGGCACTTTGGGGTGGTTGCTCCATGACGGGTCTGTTCCATTAGTGGATGCCTTCACTCAAGCAAGTGGGGATATGGTGGATTTCCACCTTTCAGCCGTTTTCCAAGCCCTTCACTCTGAGGAGAATTACCTGAGGATCCAA GATGACAAATTAAGCGGGAAGGAAACTTCAGTTGATAATTCTTCGAAGAAGAACCTCAACAACCTGGTCCAAATCGGGGAAGAACTGCTGCAGAAGCCAGTTTCGAGGGTGAATCTGGAAACCGGTCTCTCCGAGCCGACTGCAAAGAGAACCACCAACGCTGATGCACTCAGAAA GTTCGCCGAGTTTCTTTCCGAGGAAAGGAGGCTTAGAGAGTCAAAATCACCTCAGACAAAAGAGAACATCCACTGA